TATTGGTCGTTTTTTTCTTTTGTACCAGCTACATTCCTACTAAACAAGACGGACAAACTATCGGTCAAAAAATTATGCGGTTACGGGTGTTGAATGTCAATGGTAAGAAGCGGACTTATGTTCAAAGCTTCTTTCGCGAAGGTATTGTTAAAATTACCTTTGCACCATTGTATGTGCTTGTTTCGGGTGGTTACTTTTTAATTGTAAATTTACTGATGAAGCGGGATATCACTGCCGAGATGCCAATTGATATCCTGTTGAAGACTG
The Culicoidibacter larvae DNA segment above includes these coding regions:
- a CDS encoding RDD family protein; protein product: MKKLVREIVAYGVDYLILSVLISIFVFCASIFTISSETQNQAMLMLVCVLVVFFFCTSYIPTKQDGQTIGQKIMRLRVLNVNGKKRTYVQSFFREGIVKITFAPLYVLVSGGYFLIVNLLMKRDITAEMPIDILLKTDVVDA